CTGTGCCGGCGGTGCCCTGATGGATCTTGGCGTATATAATGTAAGCTACATCGTGGGCCTGTTCGGGGAGCCGAATCAGGCCAAATATACCGCCAACATGGAGCGCGGCATCGACACCAGCGGCATCCTGACCATGGATTACAGCGGCTTCAAGGCCGTGAGCATCGCCGCCAAGGACTGCGCGGCCCCGGCCCGGTACATCATTCAGGGCACGAAGGGCTATATCATGCAGAAGTCCACCGCCAACTGCTGCGGCGGCATCACCTTCCACCCTAACGAGGGCAAGGAAGAGCACTATAACCTGAATGGCGGCAGGCCCCGGCAGGCGGCAGAGTTTGAAGCCTTTGCCCGTGCGCTGGAGAGCGGAGATCAGGAGCTGTGCGGCCGGATGCAGGATACCACCATCGCGGTGAGCCGTGTGCTCACGGTGGCCCGCCGCAATGCGGGCATCCGCTTCCCGTGCGACCGCTGAAAAAGCCTTTCCCATTGGAACACGCCCTGACAAAAACGCGCTCCAAATTGTTTGAATATTTACTTTAAAACCCGCATAGAGCGGGCAGGTTTGCGCCGTATCCGACGTATAGGGCGGAACGGCAGCAGGAGGAAAACTGAATATGAAAAATACGAAAACTCTTACCCGTGTGGCGCTGCTGGTTGCCATTGAGCTGGTCATGAAAATGGTGGGTCTGGGCAGTGTGCCTGTGGGCCCGCTGTACATGAGCTTCCTGACCCTTCCCATTGCAGTGGGTGCCATCACCATGGGCCCCGCTGTGGGCGCACTGCTGGGCGGTGTGTTCGGCGCAGTGAGCTTCTACGATGCCATCACCGGTGCTTCCGCTATGACGGGTGCGCTGTTTCAGGTAAGCCCTGTGAACACCTTTATCCTGTGCGTGGGTATGCGCGTGCTGATGGGCCTGTGCTGCGGCCTGATCTTCAGCGGCCTGAAGCGCTTTGATAAGCCCGGCACTTGGAGCTACATCGTCAGCGCCATGAGCGCCCCGTTCCTGAACACGGTGTTCTTCATGGGCTGGATCGTGCTGGCCTTCTACGGCTGTGACTACGTGCAGAACCTGGTGTCCGTCAAGGGTGCTGCGAACCCCTTCATGTTCGTGGTGCTGCTGGTCGGCGTGCAGGGCGTGGCCGAGTTCCTTGTCTCCGGCATTCTGGGCGGCATCGTAGCCCGTGCCGTGGCAAAGTTCGTAAAATAAAAGATGTGCCGGATGTCAGGGCGGCGCATTCTATAATCGTGATAAAAAACTCCTCCGGCGAAAGCTGGAGGAGTTTTTTCACAACAAATATTTCTCCTGCATAGGATGGCCCACGAGCAGGCAAAGGGGGATGCGGCATGGAAGCGAAAAAGCTGTTTGCGGTGGTGGGCACCGATGCCCGGCAGGCGGCGGCAGGCCGGGTGCTGGAACGGGCAGGTTATGCGGTGGGCGGAGCCGAGCAGGTTGCACTGGCAGATTATATCCTGCTGCCTCTGCCGCTGGATGCGGCCCGCACCCCGCTGGCAGAGCTGCTGCGGGCCGCAAAGCCCGGTGCGGTGGCACTGGGCGGCAGGCTCTCAGTTCAGGCAAAGACCATCGCACAGAAAGCTGGCGTGGAGCTGGTGGATTACTTTGCCCGACCGGAGCTGACGGTGTACAATGCCATCCCTACGGCGGAGGGCTGCATTGGCATCCTGCTGGCCGAGCGCACCCGTACCCTGTGGGGCACAAACCTTTTGCTGCTGGGCTTTGGCCCGGTGGGGCAGGCGCTGGGGGCGCGGCTGGCGGCACTGGGGGCAAATGTGACTGTCTGTGCCCGGCGCGCCGAACAGCGTGCGCTGGCCGAGAGCCTTGGTCTGCGGGGTGCAGAGCTTGCCCGGCTGGCCGCGCTGGCTCCGGCCTTTGATACGGTGGTGAACACCATCCCGGCCCCGGTGCTGACCGAGCCGGTGCTGGCGGCTCTGCGGCCCGGCAGCCTGATCGTAGATCTGGCATCAAAGCCCGGCGGCACCGACTTCGCTGCGGCGCAGCGGCTGGGCTGCAAGGCCATCCATGCGCTCAGCCTGCCCGCCGCCTGTGCGCCGGACACGGCCGGGGAAGCGGTGGCGCGCACCGTGCTGACCATTTTGCGGGAGCGGGAGGAACACACATGAGAACGCAGAAAAAAGGACGCATTGCATTTGCGGTGTGCGGCAGCTTCTGCACACTGGAAGCGGCGCTTGCGGCAGCGCAGCAGCTGACAGAACAGGGCTGGGAGCTGCTGCCCATCATGAGCTTTGCCGCAAAGCAGGATACCCGCTTTGGCACCGGGCAGTTCTGGCAGGAACGGCTGGAAGCCCTTACCGGCCATGCAGTGTTGGACACGTTGCAGGCCGTGGAGCCGCTTGGCCCTAAAAAGCTGGCCAGTGCACTGGTGATCGCGCCCTGCACCGGGGCCACGCTGGCAAGGCTGGCGGCGGGGCTTTCCGATACGCCGGTAACGCTGGCGGCAAAAAGCCTTTGCGGGTGGGATGCCCGGTGGTGGTGGGCGTTTCCACAAACGACGGGCTGGGAGCGTCGGGGGAGAACATCGCTCGACTTTTCCAACGCAAGCATTACTATTTTGTGCCCTACGGGCAGGATGACCCCACCCACAAGCCCAACAGCCTGAAGGCGGACTTTGCCCGTCTGCCCGCTGCACTGGACGCTGCGCTGGCCGGGCGGCAGCTGCAGCCCGTTCTGCTGCAAAACAACGTCTGAATGGCTTTTCAGCCGGGGTAAAGTGTGGTATACTATTATCTGATGCTTTGCCGGTGCAGTACGACGGGCAGAAAAACGCTCAATGGAGAAAAACCAGATGAAAAAACTGACAGCGGCGCTGTGCGTTGTGCTGCTTATGATCTGCGTGTTCGTGCCGGGGGCAGCGGCGGCTGGCCCTGCCCTTGGTGCCACCCGCGCTTACTGCATCATCGATGCAGACACCGGCCTTGTGCTGGCACAGCAGAATATGAACGAAGAGCTGCACCCGGCATCCATCACCAAGGTGATGACGCTGGGCCTTGCCTGCGAAAAGGCGCAGGGAAACTGGGATGATATAAAGCTCACCGTGACCCACGAGGATGTTTACTCGCTGGCGGGCACCGATTCCAGTCACATTGCCCTGCGCGAGGGCGAAGAAGTGCCCCTGACGGATGCACTGTATGCCACCATGATGGCCAGTGCCAACGACGGCGCGAACCTGCTGGCCGAATATGTGGGAGAGGGCACCATCGCGGACGGCGTGGCAAAGATGAATGCACGGGTAGAAGAGCTGGGCCTTGCGCACACCCACTTTGCAAACCCCCACGGCATCAGCGACGAGGACCACTACACCAGCTGCTACGATATGGCGCAGATCCTGCGCTGGGCACTGGAGCAGCCGGGCTTTGAGCAGGTGTTCACCCGCAATGAGATGTACACCATGCAGCCCACCAATATCCAGCCCGTGACCCGCTATTTTTCCCAGCAGGACAAGATGCGCATTGGCTCCAGCCGGTACTACATCTCGTCCATTCTGGGTTCCAAGCTCGGTTATACCAACACGGCCCGCTACAGCTACGCCTGTCTGGCGGAGCAGAACGGCGTGCGGCTCATCTGCGTGACCATGCAGAGCGAGCTGAGCACTGATAAATACAACGATATGCGCACCCTGCTGGATTATGCGTTCAGCACCTTTACCGGCTACACCGACCTGCCCGCGCAGGGCATCACAGCACCGCTGAGCGTGGTGGGCGGCGGCGGGAGCCTTGGCACCGTGACCGTCTCCGACCCCGGCGTGCGGCTGCTGCTGGCCAACGGCCTGACTGCCGACGATGTGGAGGTGACGCTGGAACTGCCGGAAAGCTATGTCCTTGGCTCCGACCCGGAGGTGTACGCTGTGTACACCGTCCACGGCGGCGAAAAGCAGGAGAGCACCAGCGTGCGTGTGGATGCGGAAATTTCCGGCCTGCCTGAACTGCTGGAGAACAGCACCGGTCAGGAGCTGGAAGCGGCCAAGGCGGTAAAGCCCCAAAGCCATGCATTCTGGCTGCTGGGCATCTCGCTGGGGTCCACCGCAGCGGCAGCGCTGGTGACTTTTCTGGTGGTGCGGTTCATCACTTGGCGGAAGAAACGCCGCAGAACGCGCACGGAACAGGGACAGACCCGCCGCAGCAAATAAGCGCAAAAGCCTGTGTCGAACAGACTTTTCCAGATAAAACAAACATGCTTCACAAAAGAGAGGTACAAAATATGGGCAAGTTTACGTTTACTCAGACCGAGATCCCCGGTGTTGTGGTCATTGAGCCGCAGGTGTTCGGCGACGACCGCGGCTATTTTATGGAGACCTATCAGAAGGATCAGTTTGCCGAAGCCGGCATCGATAAGGAATTCGTGCAGGACAACCAGAGCCGCTCCACCCGCGGCGTGCTGCGCGGCCTGCACTTCCAGAAGAACCACACGCAGGGCAAGCTGGTGCGCGTGACCAAGGGCGAGGTGTTTGACGTGGCCGTGGACTGCCGCCCCCACAGCGCCACCTTCGGCAAGTGGGTGGGCGTGACCCTTTCCGAGGAAAACAAGAAGATGTTCTACATCCCGGAGGGCTTTGCACACGGTTTTCTGGTGCTGAGCGATGTGGCAGAGTTCTGCTACAAGTGCACCGATGTGTATGACCCCACCAGCGAGGGCGGCATCCCCTACGATGACCCCACCGTGAACGTGCAGTGGCCGGACTGCGGCTGCGAGCACAAGACCAGCGCAAAGGACAAGCTGCACGAGCCCTTTGCTGCACAGAAGTTTGAATATTTTGAAAAGTGGTGATCGCCTGTGGCAAAATTCAAAGCAATGTGGAACGGCTTCTGGTGCTACCGCTATCTGCTGTGGAACCTCGTCAGCCGTGACTTCAAGCTCAAATACCGCCGCAGCGTGCTGGGCGTGGTGTGGAGCGTTCTGAACCCGCTGCTCATGTGCCTTGTGTACTGGGCCGTGTTCAGCAGTCTGATGGACATGCGCGGCAGCGGCATCGACAACTTTGCCGTGTTCCTGATGTGCGGCCAGCTGCTGTTCAACTTCTTCAACGAGGCCACCTCCACCGGCATGAGCAGTGTGCTGGGCGCTGCGCCCCTGCTCAAAAAGGTGTATATCCCCAAGTATATCTTCCCGCTGGAAAAGTGCTGCTTTGCCATGGTGAACTGCGTGTTCAGCTTTGTGGCGCTGCTGCTGGTCATGATCTTTACCGGTGCACCCTTCCACCTGACCCTCATCGAGGCGGTCTACCCGCTGGTGACGCTGTTCTTCTTCAGTCTGGGCGTGGGCCTGCTTCTGGCAGCGGCTACCGTGTTCTTCCGGGATATCATGCACATCTGGAGCGTGTTCATCACCGCATTGCTGTATTTTTCCGCCATCTTCTACGATCCCACCCAGATGACCTTTTCCATCGGCGGGTTCAACATGCAGCAGATCATCAAGCTGAATCCCATGTACTGGTACATCACAGGCTTCCGCCGTACCGTGATGTGGGGCATCCCGCTGGATTTCAACATGTTCGCGGTGTGCGGCTGCTGCGCCGTGCTCTCCATGCTGGTGGGCGTGTGGGTGTTCC
Above is a genomic segment from Faecalibacterium taiwanense containing:
- a CDS encoding ECF transporter S component, producing the protein MKNTKTLTRVALLVAIELVMKMVGLGSVPVGPLYMSFLTLPIAVGAITMGPAVGALLGGVFGAVSFYDAITGASAMTGALFQVSPVNTFILCVGMRVLMGLCCGLIFSGLKRFDKPGTWSYIVSAMSAPFLNTVFFMGWIVLAFYGCDYVQNLVSVKGAANPFMFVVLLVGVQGVAEFLVSGILGGIVARAVAKFVK
- a CDS encoding NAD(P)-dependent oxidoreductase, whose protein sequence is MEAKKLFAVVGTDARQAAAGRVLERAGYAVGGAEQVALADYILLPLPLDAARTPLAELLRAAKPGAVALGGRLSVQAKTIAQKAGVELVDYFARPELTVYNAIPTAEGCIGILLAERTRTLWGTNLLLLGFGPVGQALGARLAALGANVTVCARRAEQRALAESLGLRGAELARLAALAPAFDTVVNTIPAPVLTEPVLAALRPGSLIVDLASKPGGTDFAAAQRLGCKAIHALSLPAACAPDTAGEAVARTVLTILREREEHT
- a CDS encoding D-alanyl-D-alanine carboxypeptidase family protein, producing the protein MKKLTAALCVVLLMICVFVPGAAAAGPALGATRAYCIIDADTGLVLAQQNMNEELHPASITKVMTLGLACEKAQGNWDDIKLTVTHEDVYSLAGTDSSHIALREGEEVPLTDALYATMMASANDGANLLAEYVGEGTIADGVAKMNARVEELGLAHTHFANPHGISDEDHYTSCYDMAQILRWALEQPGFEQVFTRNEMYTMQPTNIQPVTRYFSQQDKMRIGSSRYYISSILGSKLGYTNTARYSYACLAEQNGVRLICVTMQSELSTDKYNDMRTLLDYAFSTFTGYTDLPAQGITAPLSVVGGGGSLGTVTVSDPGVRLLLANGLTADDVEVTLELPESYVLGSDPEVYAVYTVHGGEKQESTSVRVDAEISGLPELLENSTGQELEAAKAVKPQSHAFWLLGISLGSTAAAALVTFLVVRFITWRKKRRRTRTEQGQTRRSK
- the rfbC gene encoding dTDP-4-dehydrorhamnose 3,5-epimerase, giving the protein MGKFTFTQTEIPGVVVIEPQVFGDDRGYFMETYQKDQFAEAGIDKEFVQDNQSRSTRGVLRGLHFQKNHTQGKLVRVTKGEVFDVAVDCRPHSATFGKWVGVTLSEENKKMFYIPEGFAHGFLVLSDVAEFCYKCTDVYDPTSEGGIPYDDPTVNVQWPDCGCEHKTSAKDKLHEPFAAQKFEYFEKW
- a CDS encoding ABC transporter permease produces the protein MAKFKAMWNGFWCYRYLLWNLVSRDFKLKYRRSVLGVVWSVLNPLLMCLVYWAVFSSLMDMRGSGIDNFAVFLMCGQLLFNFFNEATSTGMSSVLGAAPLLKKVYIPKYIFPLEKCCFAMVNCVFSFVALLLVMIFTGAPFHLTLIEAVYPLVTLFFFSLGVGLLLAAATVFFRDIMHIWSVFITALLYFSAIFYDPTQMTFSIGGFNMQQIIKLNPMYWYITGFRRTVMWGIPLDFNMFAVCGCCAVLSMLVGVWVFRKTQDRFVLHI